A genomic region of Nostoc sp. UHCC 0702 contains the following coding sequences:
- the mutT gene encoding 8-oxo-dGTP diphosphatase MutT gives MSQTTSEISAVPPHKIIGVAVIWNEQGQILIDRRRLEGAMGGLWEFPGGKIEPGETVEECIQREIEEELGIEIEVKEHLITIDHTYTHLRVTLTVHQCRLVTGIPQPLECDEIRWVNLDELEQFAFPQANSQIIEALKGSWGEMGSGGAGGTTRITNDH, from the coding sequence ATGTCACAAACTACGAGTGAAATTAGTGCTGTACCACCCCACAAAATTATTGGTGTTGCCGTAATTTGGAACGAGCAAGGGCAAATTTTAATTGATCGCCGTCGTTTGGAAGGTGCAATGGGCGGTTTGTGGGAATTTCCTGGTGGTAAAATCGAGCCTGGTGAAACCGTGGAAGAGTGTATTCAGAGGGAAATTGAGGAAGAATTGGGAATAGAGATTGAAGTTAAAGAGCATTTAATTACCATTGATCACACCTACACTCACTTGCGCGTGACGCTGACAGTGCATCAATGTCGTCTAGTTACAGGTATTCCTCAACCCCTAGAATGTGATGAAATTCGCTGGGTGAACTTAGATGAACTGGAACAGTTTGCTTTTCCTCAAGCAAATAGTCAAATTATTGAGGCTTTAAAGGGGAGCTGGGGGGAGATGGGGAGCGGGGGAGCGGGGGGGACAACGAGAATAACTAATGACCACTGA
- a CDS encoding poly-gamma-glutamate hydrolase family protein, whose translation MVTQINTDQSKISFSKYIQKLKDFLVIITIIISLSVFSGNDIAKADTFGCFIGAGTTPASTCNDLPSLLSSSIDEETDDNKDENKCLRSVDGDWHTTIKNNESDVTVLSIHGGNIEPGTSKISQDLEKLYKWDRYNFEGHVTRDKCKQVNSSCKDSNFCLFHITSNNFNDPDAESSTGLVRLNPKAVSIHGCSSLCTPLIEVKDKNDKTTKVPDPDLLDQSNTICIGGKNLTTRKLVRTYINEYKVLTSNPPLTFVNNQSESYDTGAYCNSGILGTSLDNIVNKTNSNEGLQLEISKDIREKLADDSISNDLLRTIVYGGAAEGVGKLPLPILIFEENHIVVQNNGKEYNLNVANKSKYVDLFVAAPNLPPCQPNTNSSRTRVIIYNATNDQEIGSFCALASSNDLDSISFFVASNTTPPTAVYITLEDRLNNRIYRSNRVNITP comes from the coding sequence ATGGTTACTCAAATCAATACTGATCAGTCCAAGATATCATTTAGCAAATACATTCAAAAGCTAAAAGATTTCTTGGTCATAATAACAATTATCATTTCTCTGAGCGTTTTTAGCGGGAATGATATAGCAAAAGCAGACACTTTTGGTTGTTTTATAGGTGCAGGAACTACACCAGCTAGCACTTGTAATGATTTGCCTTCATTACTAAGTTCTTCAATAGACGAAGAAACAGATGATAACAAAGATGAAAATAAATGTCTCCGTTCAGTAGATGGAGACTGGCATACAACTATCAAAAATAACGAGAGTGATGTTACAGTCTTATCTATTCATGGTGGAAATATTGAACCAGGAACAAGCAAAATTAGTCAAGATTTAGAGAAATTGTACAAATGGGATCGTTATAACTTTGAGGGTCATGTCACAAGGGATAAGTGCAAACAGGTAAATTCTAGCTGCAAAGACAGCAACTTTTGTCTTTTTCACATTACATCAAATAACTTTAATGACCCAGACGCTGAAAGTTCTACAGGTTTGGTAAGACTTAATCCTAAAGCAGTATCAATTCATGGCTGTAGTAGTCTTTGTACCCCTCTGATTGAAGTGAAAGATAAAAATGATAAGACTACCAAAGTGCCAGATCCTGACCTCTTAGATCAAAGTAATACCATTTGTATTGGTGGTAAGAATCTAACTACTAGAAAATTGGTGAGAACTTATATCAACGAATATAAAGTATTAACTAGTAATCCACCGCTAACATTTGTTAATAATCAATCTGAGTCGTATGATACAGGTGCATATTGTAATTCTGGTATTCTAGGTACTAGCCTAGATAATATTGTCAATAAAACTAATAGTAATGAAGGTCTTCAACTGGAAATTAGCAAGGATATTAGAGAGAAATTAGCTGATGATTCTATCAGCAACGATTTGCTGCGGACTATTGTTTACGGTGGTGCGGCTGAAGGTGTAGGTAAGTTACCACTACCCATACTCATTTTTGAGGAAAATCACATTGTCGTTCAAAATAATGGCAAAGAATATAACTTGAATGTTGCTAATAAGAGTAAGTATGTTGATTTATTTGTCGCGGCACCTAATTTACCGCCATGTCAACCAAATACTAACTCTTCTAGAACTAGGGTGATTATTTACAATGCAACTAATGACCAAGAAATTGGCAGTTTCTGTGCTTTAGCATCATCAAATGATTTAGATTCTATTTCGTTTTTTGTAGCGAGTAATACTACTCCTCCAACTGCTGTGTATATCACTCTAGAAGATAGACTCAATAATAGAATTTATCGCTCCAATCGAGTTAATATAACTCCGTAG
- a CDS encoding CBS domain-containing protein: MSKTVADVMSHNPIVVKAETPLKEAVQIIAERRISGLPVVDDAGKLVGIISETDLMWQETGVTPPAYIMFLDSVIYLQNPATYERDLHKALGQTVGEVMSKNPITISPDKTVKDAARLMHDRNIHRLPVLDSAGQVIGILTRGDIIRAMAAS; encoded by the coding sequence ATGTCTAAAACCGTTGCCGATGTAATGAGCCATAACCCAATTGTTGTCAAGGCTGAAACTCCGCTCAAGGAAGCCGTGCAAATCATTGCAGAACGACGCATCAGTGGGCTACCTGTTGTGGATGATGCCGGAAAATTGGTGGGTATTATTTCGGAAACTGACTTGATGTGGCAAGAAACTGGTGTCACTCCCCCGGCATACATTATGTTTCTTGATAGCGTCATTTATCTACAAAATCCTGCTACTTATGAACGGGACTTACATAAGGCATTGGGGCAAACTGTTGGTGAAGTGATGAGCAAAAACCCCATAACTATTTCCCCTGATAAAACTGTAAAAGATGCAGCTAGGCTAATGCACGATCGCAACATCCACCGCTTACCTGTACTTGACAGCGCGGGTCAAGTCATTGGTATCCTCACCCGTGGTGATATTATTCGGGCAATGGCTGCTAGTTAG
- a CDS encoding HEAT repeat domain-containing protein: MSITPESVKQLLDSEDLGDRLRAVNQIRELEPAIAFELIQIAIADSNPRVRYSAVSQLNTLGTQNLDLSLEILRDRLLNDPEIDVQAAAADSLGALKLHSAFEDLEQVYHQSPEWLVQFSIIATLGELGDPRAFELLKQALTSENGLVQTAAISAFGELGNLEAVALLSPYATDPDWQIRYRVMQALTRLGGAEAKAILSTLVDDEIEAIATEAQKALQSV; encoded by the coding sequence ATGAGTATTACTCCTGAGTCTGTGAAGCAATTGCTCGATTCTGAGGATTTAGGCGATCGCTTGCGTGCTGTTAATCAAATCCGCGAACTAGAACCAGCGATCGCTTTTGAACTGATTCAAATTGCTATTGCTGATAGCAATCCACGAGTCCGGTACTCAGCGGTCAGTCAGTTGAATACACTCGGTACACAGAATCTAGATTTATCGTTGGAGATATTGCGCGATCGCTTGCTCAATGACCCTGAAATTGATGTGCAAGCAGCAGCCGCAGACAGTTTAGGCGCTTTGAAACTACACAGCGCTTTTGAAGATTTAGAGCAGGTTTACCATCAAAGCCCTGAGTGGCTAGTTCAATTCAGTATTATCGCTACGTTAGGAGAGTTGGGCGACCCGCGAGCCTTTGAATTACTCAAACAAGCACTGACCTCAGAGAATGGATTAGTCCAAACTGCGGCTATTAGCGCTTTTGGTGAATTAGGAAATCTGGAAGCAGTTGCTTTATTATCTCCTTATGCCACTGATCCAGATTGGCAAATCCGCTACAGAGTTATGCAAGCCTTGACTCGTTTGGGTGGTGCAGAGGCTAAGGCGATTTTATCAACATTGGTGGATGATGAAATTGAAGCGATCGCTACCGAAGCACAAAAAGCCCTGCAATCTGTTTAA
- a CDS encoding DUF456 family protein → MQIIYWLLIAVMLVGIIGAVVPAIPGTSLILIAIIIWGIVSSSFAAIKIPLIVTIIVLVLSVGVDFLGGYIGAKQAGASKWGQIGAIVGLLLGFFGLLPTLPFGGPLIGILFGPLLGAIIGEYIYRRQFWLAVKAGVGIVVGTLVGNLVQGVLAIGAVTIFIVTTWSQVY, encoded by the coding sequence ATGCAAATTATTTATTGGCTATTAATTGCAGTAATGCTTGTAGGAATCATCGGTGCTGTGGTTCCTGCCATTCCTGGTACAAGTTTAATTTTAATTGCAATTATTATTTGGGGAATTGTTAGTAGTTCTTTTGCAGCTATCAAAATACCACTCATCGTTACAATTATTGTCTTAGTGTTGAGTGTGGGAGTTGATTTTTTAGGTGGTTACATAGGAGCAAAACAAGCAGGTGCTAGTAAGTGGGGGCAAATTGGTGCAATTGTCGGTTTATTATTAGGATTTTTTGGTTTACTGCCAACCTTACCTTTTGGAGGCCCGCTAATAGGAATTTTATTTGGGCCTTTGTTGGGAGCAATTATTGGTGAATATATTTACCGTCGTCAATTCTGGTTAGCTGTCAAAGCTGGTGTAGGAATTGTGGTAGGCACATTAGTTGGGAATTTGGTTCAGGGAGTATTAGCAATTGGTGCAGTTACAATTTTTATAGTTACAACTTGGTCACAAGTCTATTAA
- a CDS encoding DUF760 domain-containing protein has translation MNNPSNRVSEFFNSESSESETANLLWQYVKSLSPETVTQLSKPNSTEVFQVMERNIVGLLGNLPSEHFGVTVTTNRESLGRLLASAMISGYFLRNAEQRMDFELALQGTDTNHKEID, from the coding sequence GTGAATAACCCATCCAATCGAGTTTCAGAATTTTTCAATAGTGAGTCAAGTGAGTCTGAGACTGCAAATTTGCTGTGGCAATATGTTAAATCCTTGAGTCCAGAGACTGTTACCCAGCTATCCAAACCTAATTCTACTGAAGTTTTTCAAGTGATGGAGCGCAACATTGTAGGTTTGTTGGGTAATCTACCCTCAGAACACTTTGGTGTCACCGTTACTACAAACCGCGAAAGTCTTGGGCGGCTACTTGCTTCAGCAATGATTAGCGGTTATTTCTTGCGTAATGCCGAACAGAGAATGGACTTTGAATTAGCATTGCAAGGAACTGATACTAATCATAAGGAAATTGATTAG
- a CDS encoding cofactor assembly of complex C subunit B produces MTKPDPNRVLRRLPIVVGSLGAVLLLINRLLTPQLTESQSRGDVVGVILSAVLILTGLIWQQVQPRSPDSVELIGEEGFILAPDLPEAVKTELAWASHLLLTNTVTRSLVVFYQGKILLRRGILAPKSEVVPGPILKQVLEKQKPIYLVALKVYPGRIEFDYLPENTQGVICQPIGDQGALILGANTPRSYTKQDEKWIAGIANKLAVTLEDLGVRS; encoded by the coding sequence ATGACCAAACCTGATCCCAATCGAGTTTTGCGGCGTCTACCCATTGTTGTCGGGTCTTTAGGCGCTGTACTTTTGCTGATTAACCGTTTGTTGACACCACAATTAACAGAGTCCCAATCGCGTGGAGATGTGGTGGGTGTAATTTTGAGTGCGGTGTTGATTTTAACAGGTTTAATTTGGCAGCAAGTACAGCCGCGATCGCCTGATTCTGTAGAACTAATTGGAGAAGAAGGTTTTATCTTAGCGCCAGATTTACCAGAAGCCGTGAAAACAGAGCTAGCCTGGGCATCGCACTTATTATTAACTAATACAGTCACGCGATCGCTTGTAGTTTTCTATCAAGGTAAAATTTTGTTACGTCGCGGTATTCTGGCCCCTAAATCTGAAGTCGTACCAGGCCCAATATTGAAACAGGTCTTAGAAAAACAAAAGCCGATTTATTTAGTTGCTTTAAAAGTCTACCCAGGACGCATTGAATTTGATTATTTGCCAGAAAATACTCAAGGTGTAATTTGTCAACCAATCGGCGACCAAGGTGCTTTAATTTTGGGAGCAAATACTCCTCGTAGTTACACCAAACAAGATGAAAAATGGATTGCGGGAATTGCTAATAAGTTAGCTGTTACTCTTGAAGATTTAGGAGTTAGGAGTTAG